In one Culex quinquefasciatus strain JHB chromosome 2, VPISU_Cqui_1.0_pri_paternal, whole genome shotgun sequence genomic region, the following are encoded:
- the LOC6045646 gene encoding mantle protein isoform X2, whose amino-acid sequence MKELVVLLLVLGWSSAVMVKQASQPVANPSKNSKRELPHGASEQLESSHLFDTHHSEAHHQYGNKLFKEVTITKNIPVPYPIKIERHVAVPVQIPFPVAVQKKIPIVVERKIPIYVEKPIPVQVDRPFPYPLPIEVPVFHKVAVEVPKPYPVHVPSPYPVYIEKPMYVEAKRKRVTNSNKVKLMKHRH is encoded by the exons ATGAAG GAACTGGTAGTGCTGCTACTGGTTCTCGGTTGGAGTTCCGCAGTGATGGTCAAACAAGCGTCGCAACCCGTGGCCAACCCGTCCAAAAACAGCAAACGGGAGCTGCCACATGGCGCCAGTGAACAGCTGGAATCGTCCCACCTGTTCGATACCCACCATTCGGAAGCCCACCACCAGTACGGCAACAAACTCTTCAAGGAGGTCACCATCACGAAGAACATCCCCGTCCCGTACCCGATCAAGATCGAGCGCCACGTGGCCGTCCCGGTGCAGATTCCCTTCCCCGTTGCGGTCCAGAAGAAGATTCCGATCGTGGTCGAGCGGAAAATCCCCATCTACGTCGAGAAACCGATCCCGGTGCAGGTGGATCGTCCCTTTCCATACCCGTTGCCGATCGAGGTCCCCGTGTTTCACAAAGTGGCCGTAGAAGTGCCCAAACCGTACCCGGTGCACGTGCCTAGCCCGTATCCGGTGTACATCGAGAAGCCAATGTATGTGGAAGCCAAGAGGAAAAGGGTGACCAATAGTAACAAAGTGAAGTTGATGAAACATAGGCATTGA
- the LOC6045646 gene encoding mantle protein isoform X1, which translates to MKQELVVLLLVLGWSSAVMVKQASQPVANPSKNSKRELPHGASEQLESSHLFDTHHSEAHHQYGNKLFKEVTITKNIPVPYPIKIERHVAVPVQIPFPVAVQKKIPIVVERKIPIYVEKPIPVQVDRPFPYPLPIEVPVFHKVAVEVPKPYPVHVPSPYPVYIEKPMYVEAKRKRVTNSNKVKLMKHRH; encoded by the exons ATGAAG CAGGAACTGGTAGTGCTGCTACTGGTTCTCGGTTGGAGTTCCGCAGTGATGGTCAAACAAGCGTCGCAACCCGTGGCCAACCCGTCCAAAAACAGCAAACGGGAGCTGCCACATGGCGCCAGTGAACAGCTGGAATCGTCCCACCTGTTCGATACCCACCATTCGGAAGCCCACCACCAGTACGGCAACAAACTCTTCAAGGAGGTCACCATCACGAAGAACATCCCCGTCCCGTACCCGATCAAGATCGAGCGCCACGTGGCCGTCCCGGTGCAGATTCCCTTCCCCGTTGCGGTCCAGAAGAAGATTCCGATCGTGGTCGAGCGGAAAATCCCCATCTACGTCGAGAAACCGATCCCGGTGCAGGTGGATCGTCCCTTTCCATACCCGTTGCCGATCGAGGTCCCCGTGTTTCACAAAGTGGCCGTAGAAGTGCCCAAACCGTACCCGGTGCACGTGCCTAGCCCGTATCCGGTGTACATCGAGAAGCCAATGTATGTGGAAGCCAAGAGGAAAAGGGTGACCAATAGTAACAAAGTGAAGTTGATGAAACATAGGCATTGA